One part of the Saprospiraceae bacterium genome encodes these proteins:
- a CDS encoding T9SS type A sorting domain-containing protein translates to MKKIYPLIVFAFLGLRTKVNAQIPFVQFTLSKQASANSQIVDLNGDGSKDILMVNRSSDTSIVWYQNMGNGTFSPAKQIWNAGKNNLYYSESIALADFNNDGHLDFAADNYYGQNVLAFINDGSENFTRTVVSHVAGEYFGINTVDVNKDHYPEIVASSSIFNNTNGILDSNGIKLSQFGYSIVSHDFDGDSYEDIAQLTNSNKILYSQNNTQGGFNTPKTIDSQLEFGYYYMSLCDLDSDGIVDILYPSSSYFPNSDNIMKWYQSDGKGKFTIHNLMVVDTNFVVTSIYAADINGDGKKDLIASMYNRVDYKGAVRCFWNQGGNAFDSSKYQVVTTSIHYPVFVRVDDIDGDGDQDILSATFGGSGGMAWFQNQLIKNTTSVNELQLFQVNIYPNPLTSKTTISFREDQNNTIIKITDLLGKELKTLNFTGKEFTLEKGAMRNGIYFLQIIDDKRNVVNKKIAIE, encoded by the coding sequence ATGAAAAAAATTTATCCACTAATTGTTTTTGCGTTCCTTGGATTACGCACAAAAGTAAATGCTCAGATCCCCTTTGTGCAATTTACCCTTTCAAAACAAGCTTCAGCAAATTCGCAGATAGTAGACCTTAATGGAGATGGTAGTAAAGATATACTAATGGTTAATCGCTCGTCCGATACCAGTATAGTTTGGTATCAGAATATGGGAAATGGAACTTTTTCTCCTGCAAAACAAATCTGGAACGCAGGAAAAAACAACCTCTATTACTCAGAATCCATTGCTCTTGCCGACTTTAATAATGACGGACACCTTGATTTTGCCGCGGACAATTATTACGGGCAAAATGTATTGGCTTTTATTAACGACGGCTCGGAAAATTTTACAAGAACTGTTGTAAGTCATGTAGCTGGTGAATATTTTGGCATCAACACCGTTGATGTCAATAAGGATCATTATCCTGAAATAGTTGCCTCTTCAAGCATTTTTAATAACACGAACGGCATTTTAGACAGTAACGGCATAAAGCTAAGCCAGTTTGGATATTCAATTGTAAGTCATGACTTTGATGGCGACTCATATGAAGACATCGCTCAGCTTACAAACAGCAATAAAATATTATATTCCCAAAATAACACACAAGGCGGCTTTAACACTCCCAAAACTATCGATTCACAGCTTGAGTTTGGATATTATTACATGAGCCTATGCGATCTTGATTCAGACGGAATTGTAGATATACTTTATCCATCAAGCTCTTATTTTCCTAATTCAGACAATATCATGAAGTGGTACCAATCCGACGGAAAAGGAAAATTCACCATTCATAATTTGATGGTGGTTGATACAAACTTTGTAGTAACTAGCATTTATGCTGCTGATATTAACGGTGATGGTAAAAAAGATCTTATAGCATCCATGTATAACAGAGTCGACTATAAAGGTGCTGTCAGATGCTTTTGGAACCAAGGTGGAAATGCATTTGATTCAAGCAAATATCAAGTAGTTACAACATCCATTCATTATCCTGTTTTTGTAAGAGTGGATGATATTGACGGTGATGGTGACCAGGACATTCTCTCAGCAACATTTGGTGGCTCTGGCGGAATGGCATGGTTTCAAAATCAATTAATTAAAAACACGACAAGTGTGAACGAGCTTCAGCTATTCCAAGTTAATATTTATCCAAATCCACTTACATCAAAAACAACCATATCCTTTAGGGAGGATCAAAATAACACGATTATAAAAATAACAGACCTGCTTGGTAAAGAATTAAAAACCCTGAACTTTACAGGCAAAGAGTTCACTTTAGAAAAAGGTGCGATGCGAAATGGGATATATTTTTTACAGATAATTGATGACAAGAGAAATGTTGTGAATAAAAAAATAGCAATTGAGTAG
- a CDS encoding alkylphosphonate utilization protein: MKSCPKCKSPYCYSLGIELYSCPECGNEWNPDELIETVSEKILDANGNELQNGDSIIVIKNLPVKGFPKPIKAGTKVKNIRLNYDSDHNIDCKIDEFGSMALKSEFVRKA, encoded by the coding sequence ATGAAATCTTGTCCAAAATGTAAATCTCCATATTGCTATTCACTAGGAATCGAATTATATTCTTGTCCCGAATGTGGAAATGAGTGGAACCCTGATGAATTAATTGAAACAGTGAGTGAAAAAATTTTAGACGCCAATGGAAACGAACTTCAAAACGGAGATAGTATCATTGTCATTAAAAATCTACCAGTAAAAGGCTTTCCTAAGCCGATTAAAGCAGGTACAAAAGTTAAAAACATTCGGCTAAACTATGATAGCGATCATAACATTGATTGTAAGATTGATGAATTTGGTTCAATGGCTTTAAAATCCGAATTCGTTCGAAAAGCATAG